TCGATGAAGGGGGTGTCCGCGGGAGGGATAGTCACCGAGAGTCAACACCAAGCGAGAGAGTCATGCCATACCTGCCTAGAGAAAGGGCATCCCGAGAGGAGATGGGCCATGGTTTCCGGTGCCTGGTCACACAGGGAGCACATAGAGCCGTGTGGGAGGCCATGCCTAGCGAGGCGCTCTGCCGTCCAGCACCGATCCCTGAGCACAAGCCAGAAGAAGATTTTCACGCGAAGTGGCGCCCAGGGGCGCCAGGTGAGCCGCCAATGGGGGGCCCCGATGGACCAAGGAACATTGCATTGTAGCACGAGCTCGCAGTGAAGGCGCCGTTGGCAGTCCATCGCCAAGTGCGTGAGTCCGGAGAGTCCGAGAGAGTGAGCTGACGCAGCCGCTGCCACAGCTGGACGTACTGGACCAGCGCTGCCGGCCCTAGAGAACCGGAGATGTCTCGCGCCCAGGAACGGTCGGCTAGGGCATCACAGACAGAAGGGATCTTGCGCCGCCGCCGTGGAACTTTTTCATATATCAGTGGGGCAAACTCCGCGATAGACGTGCCATCTAGCCAGTGATCAACCCAGAAGCGGCATGTACGGCCGTCTCCAAGAGCCCACGTCGTGGAGGCTCGGAAGATGGCCTGGACCTCGGAGTAGCTAGGCATGTGCAGGTGGTGCCAAGGGCAGGAAGGATCTGTCGCCTGGAGCCACAACCATCGGGTCCGCAACGCAACCCCAGCGCGCTGGAAGTCAGGGATGCCAAGCCCGTTGAGCGAAATCGGACTGTAGACCGAAGGCCAGTTGACGAGACAGTGGCCGCCGTTAGCCTCCTTGCGCCCGCTCCAAAGGAAGGAGCGGACCAGGCGGTTGAGCTGCTTCAGGATCGGCGCATGATGTGCAGCGGCATGGCCCCAAGGACGTGGCAAGCAAGCGCCAACCTCTCGCCCTTGGAGAGCAAGGTAGCCCACCAAGGCGACAACTTCCACTCGAGCTTGTCGATGAAGGGTTGGAGCGTGGTGGAGGAGACCTTCCTGATGGAGAGGGGAAGGCCAAGGTACTTGGTGGGGAAATCCACGATCGGGCATGCGAGGCCGCGGAGGATGGCCGCGCGATCGTCCGGTGAGCACGGGATCGGAGAAGCATCGCACTTTGCGAAGTTGGTGTGGAGGCCTGAGGCGACGCCATAGACCCGAAGAAGCTCACGGACCACGCGAGGTCGTGCTCGTCCGGATGGCAGAAGATGATGATGTCATCAGCATAAAGGGAGATGCTAGATGCCATGTGGCGCGGGGTAAGGCGGCGAAGAATGCCGTCGGCGACGGCCCGCTCGAGCAGCCTGTCCAAGACGTCAATGACCAGTACGAAAAGCATGGGGAAACAGGGTCACCCTGGCGAAGCCCCTTGCGGTGCGCAACAGGAGGCCCAGCGCAGCCGTTGAGGAGGACCCGAGTGCTCGCCATGCCTAGGAGGATGAAGATCCACTCCCTTCAGCACGGGCCAAAACCCAAATGACGCAAAATGTCGAGGAGGAAGGGCCAAGAGACCGAGTCGAACGCGCGGGCGATGTCTAGCTCGAGCCTGACGCGAGCCAGCTTGAGGTTGTGGAGGCGGCACGTCGTTTGTTGCACGAGTAGGAAATTGCCGTGGATACACTTGCCGGTGATGAAAGCACTTTGGTTCGTCGAGATCATCTCGCCAAGGCTTCCAAAACGTGGGCTTCCAAAACACTCGTAATCAGCGGGCAGCATCAATTTAACTTGGCAGATGCACACGTCCTGCGTTGCTAGATGTCTACGTAATCAGGCTTTGTCGTGAGATGATCCTTTTCGGATACGACTATGTACGATCGTCAGCCTTAGCCTTGCGGTCATCGCCAGCCGGTGCGAGACGATGCTTGCGGACAAGAGAGTAGTACGCGTGAAGGCACCTTCGTGGAAAACCTAATAGCCTGGCCGACCTCATAAGCGTCCTCTATATAAGCATCAGAACATTTGATCATGGCTTTTATACCCATCCATCACCTCACGCAGTCACTATCTCGGACGACGGACCAAAAAAGGAAGTCGTGAAGTTGTTAGAGAAATGAAGATTACCGTGATCGTCTTGTCCGTCGTGGTAGCATTGTTTGGGGTCGCAAGTGCCGTCCTGGGGTTCATCGCCGAGGGCACCAAGCTCACGGTAAGCATGTACACTGGTAGTGGCTCCGTCCATCTCAAGCAAACTGAACTGACCAGCGCGCTTGCGGTGCTCGTGGCGCGCAGCGGAATGACATTGAGGTGTACAGCAACGAGTGCGTGTACCCTGACAACCCGGCATACGCGCTGGGGTTACTGGCGGCCCTCCTGCTACTGTTGGCCCAGATCACCGCCTCGGCCGTCGGCGGTTGCTGCGGCCGCTGCATGCCTCGGGGCGCCGGCTTCTCCAGGTCCAAGGCCGTTGCCAAGTCCAAGCGGGCCATTGGCGCCGCCCTCTGCGTCCTCTCATGGTGAGCTGAGCTAAGCTTCCGTGCTCATAGTCCATCCATTCCTGACAGGCATGTCGAGGGTTCGACCGAGGTGACGGCCAATCCAACGGGCGATGAACATGCTGGCGTTGAGTGTGTGCAGGATAATGGCGTTGATCGCGGAGCGGTTCTTCTTGGTAGGTGCGGCGGCGAACATCCCCATGACGCGCGAAACTAGCCAGGGCCGGGGGTGTCACGCCGTCAAGGACGGCGTCTTCATGATGGGGGCCATTCTCAGCATCGTCGCCACCGTGCTCGGGATCGTATCTTACATCATGCTTTACGCGGCGGCGGCTGGTGCTACTACTACCATGGGGGCCGTGGCGGGGCCGTCGTCGGCAGGCGAGATCAGGCTTGACGGGATCGCGATCGGCCACCCTGTTGCTGCTCAACAACACGCACAAGCTGTGTAGAGGGCCTACTCttgcttctactccctccgtccgaaaatacttgtcgaaaaaataaatgaaaatggatgtatctataactaaaatacgtctagattctccgacaagtatttccggacggagggagtaccatctaGACGGGTGGTGAAGAATTGCAAGCCCATGTTACATGGGGTGATGCCCCAAGTGATACCATTTTTTCTGACCGTTATTTCAGTATGATTTTTAAACTTCGGCTGACTGCATACAGTCAAAGGAAGACGACAGCCAACATGATTTTTGATGTAATATTAATTTTTGCTGGTCATTTTGTAGTTTGGTGCCTTTCCATTGCATTGTTCACTGTCATCCTTAATAATTTTCAATTATAAAAGGGATAAATGTgtttttcgtccctcaactctttTGGAAGTGTAGCAATGGTCCCTCAACACCAAAACCAACAAAACTAGGGGCCACTTCTTAATAAGCTACCTCTCCCCATCTTAAAAAATAAGTTGCTCCCTAAATTTGTTGAGACTTTTAAATTAGTTACCACATAATTAGTTCAGAAGCCCCAATGAACGAGGGATGCGGCTTATGGGGAAAGCTGGGGAggaggcggcttattttttaaaccgtcaaaagaactggccctaggtcTCTCAGCTTTTAAAACCAGATAAGTTTAGTCCCTCGGGCTGTTTCCCTCCGATGTGAACAGTAAACATATGAACAGTAATTTGAAAACAAATAGcaacaaaaatcaaaaaattctgaaattttatgaCATCGAAGATACTCAGGTGCGCAAGGTGTGTGCAAAATTTAGTCGTGTTTGGACGTTCGAGGAGCTCGCGACAAAGAACCGAATGTGAATCTGCTCTATCATAAACAGTAAATTAAAAAGTAGCAAACAAAATTAAAAAATGAAATCTGTTGAAATCCAAGATGCTTGGTTGAGCAATGTGCGTGCCAATTTTTGGGGTCAAATGATATCCAAGGCGCTCATGGAAAAATAAACAAAATAGTGTACGTGTGCGTGCCATTTCGGGTGGTTTCCAAACACCACGAGCTCCTCAGATGTTATTTGACCAGGAAATTTTGCATGCACCTTGCGCAACCGAGCATCTTCGACgccaaaaaaaatcagattttttgaatttactgttcattttTGTTTTTTCCCGCAATCTCCTCGGTCGAAACATGACGAAAATTTGCACACGCACCATGCACACCCAAGTATTTTCAATGTCATAAAATTTCAGCTTTTTTTCATTTTAttgctattttttgaatttactgttcttGGTGTACTGTTCATGCTAGACAAAAACTGCCTGGGGGACTAAATTTATCTGGTTTTGAAAGTTGAGGGATAAAATTTTGCTGGTTTGGAGTTGAGGGACTATTTCTAAACTTTCGAAAGAGGCGAgagacgaaaaatatacttatctcATTATAAAATGACTTCAGGAGTCTTGGCTAAAAAAAAGGAGGATTGGTGGTTTTTCCCTTTCATTCCATGTTCCTCTtttcaattttggattttttttcccttttttatttgagTGAATTCCATATTTTACCCTCTAGATATGCATTTGTGACACTAATTACCCGTTTGAGTGAAAATTAATCAAGAGTACCCCTTTTAGAAGCTTTGGACCCTCATTTTTTATGTCGGTCCATTAGGCAAGGTGTGAGGCGACGCCCAAGGTTTAAAAATTTGTGGACCATGATGAGGAATGCAACAGATATTCAAGAGAAGTGTTAACATGATTTTCCCTCCCATCTTTACGCATTTTTTATGAATCACTGACAACATGCCGGTCCTATCTAACATGAACAAGCAAAATGCAAAACTCGGACAAAATTGTGTTAAAAGTCTCCAGAATCTAATATTTCGAGAGAAGTTTCAGTAAATGAGGTAAAATATGTCACAAATATACAACTACATGGTAAAAAGTGGAATTCACTCTTTTTTATCCCTATTTTTCCTTTTTAGTTCTTTTATTAATCATGGGGAGTACATGTTACAACGTGCGGGAAGTACTTGTTTGATCGAGGAAGTACTGGTTTCACCGCCTGAGGATCACATGTTGTGTTGTGCGGTAAGTACATATTGTGTTTACGACTATAGGTTGCACTGTGCATAAAGCACACCTGCTACATAGCGCTAGAAGTACAAGTTGCACCACGGAGTACACGTTACACTGCATGGGGAGTAGATAGTGTCGCATGAAGCACAAGTTGCATTACATGGGAGTAGTACCTGTGAGGGAGTACAAGTATGTTGTCTCAAAGAGTTTCCTTTTAATTTTTCATAAATTCGCAATTTTTATAATATTTAGTTTATTGTTCATGTCTTTAGAAGATGTTCTTTTTTCAGAAAAGGTCCATAATCTTCAAAAATTGTTCAGGGTTTTGAAAATTGCTCACAATTTCATATATTGTTCAGAATTTTAAAAACTTGAACAAATTTTGTACAAGGGAACATTTGTTTGGAAAACACTAACATTGTTTCCCAAAATATGAACACTTTACCAAATCTAGAACATTTTCTGAATGTTGCAAACATTTTTTGGAATAATGAGATTTTTTTTAGATTGAACAAGATATCTCCGAAAGGAGCACCCTCCCAGTCGCTAGTATTGGCCGGTCCAACTTTCTAGTTAGTTCGTTTTACTCTTACATATGTTTCTTTGTTCATTTTGGTTTTTGTTTGCATTTCCAAAAAAAACTCTATATACATATATTCCGAAACTGAATTTACTTAATACAATTGAAAAAATCGTGAATTTCTAAAATAACAAAGTGTAAATTTTTTGTTACCATaagttttgaaaaatgtttgtagctttcaaaaaaattatttgtGACATTCACAAATGCCCACATATTTCAAAAAAATGTACATGACATTTTTAGAAATCTTTATTCAATGTAAAAAATATCTGTGtaattgaaaaaaaatgtttcgTACCATTCTTAAAGATTACATCTAGAAAGTGTTCACTcgtttcaaaaatatgttcatgatatttaacaaaataaaatgtaaaaatatgttTGCATAGTTTAAAAAATGTTTCTACATGCGTTTAAAAAGATAATCATTacatattaagaaaatgttcaaataatgtgtTTGAAAAAATGTTAAGGATGTATTTCAAAAATATTGAACTTGTATAAAAAAATCAGGTCTATACAGAAAATGTAAAATGTATATGAAAAAAGTAGAAATAAAAAAgtgtttttgaaaaatgttaatcatgtgttCAAAAAAGGTTAAACGTGTATAACAGGTTCCATATTATACAGTAAGTTTTCCTTGTGCATatgaaaaatatacaatgtgtattaaAAAAGGGTAGACAGCAAAgcatattttttttaaatgttaatcatgtatttgaaaaatatttaatgcatataaaaaatGTCCCTGCTGTATAAGAAAATTGTACAACATATATAGGAAAAACTAGACATGAATTTAAAtataaaaattcaaaataaaaataaaaaccaatGAAACGCGAACAAAACTATAATAAAAACACAAAAAAGGTTAAAAATTACCATTAAGAAAAAAATATAAAGTAAGAGAAGAGAAAAATCAATGAAAACCATAACGAGaacacaaagaaaaacaaagaaaatgaaaacgaAGAGGACCGTAAAGGAAAAGACAAAGGGTAGAAGGAAAAATTGAAGGAAACAGATGAAAACCATAAAGAAATCTCACAAAGAAAGAATATAAATGACCATTGCAATCGTAAAGAAAACCTCAAAGGATGCacataaaaaggaaagaaaagaaaaaacccaaTGAAAACTGAAGAAAACCACTAAGAAAAACACATAAAAGGAAAAGAGTAAAAAGCTAGTGAAAATGGACCTGACCAACCATTATAaggcaagaaaaagaagaaaccaaCGAAAACTACAATGACTGAGTGAGCGAGCGTCTTTTGGTTTGCTAGCCATGAAGAGAAGAAACGGGCCGACCCAGTAACAACATGTGGGAAAACCCCCTGAGACCAGACTAGCATGAGGCTCGTACTATGCAAGAAATAGCTGTAGCGCAATAAAAGTAGCACATGTCAGCTTGTATATGCAATTTGTAAAGGCAACTCATAAGTCTAGCATTTTTTGAAGCGAGCGCCAAGTCTAGCTAGTTCATGAGCTACTAGTCGACTCCCACATATTGTGATCAAACATTGCATGTGATAACTCAAGCAACACGTGATAAAAGCCCTCAAATATTGCTACCACGGTACCTGCGAGGTATCCACCTTCTTGCATGGTTTTTATCTCATAAAAAATTTCAGAGTTAACCACAATTTTATTGCATCTGATAGCTTGTGCTAGATTCAAGCCAAATCTTAGTGCAGTGGCTTCTGCCATGAAAGCATCAAGATATATTCCAATTCTCTTGCTTGCACCGCACGAATCGGTCCTAGCATCGAATTTGGGTCAAAGGTTGCATCAACATTATGCTTGACATGTCCACGAATTGGCTTGGACCATCCACCACTCTTCAATCCGGCATTTAGTAAATTGCCATCAGGAAATTTGACGCGAGAATCAGCACTGACATGAAAATTCAAGCTGACGTTTGCACCAATTTCCCGTGTACCCATTTTCTTCTTTCCCGCCATAGGTAACATGTCGTCGTCGCTAGGGTTTCTCCAAATCTTGCTTGGCCCAACATCAGGTGGAAAGAGCAAAGAGTCGGCGAGACGGGAGACAAGGGTTTGAGAGGTGGCTGAGATCTTACTAGTTCCCTCCTATCCAGTCGCTTGCTGTGAGGCGAGGGGAATTCAAGCCTTCCTTCACATAATTAGAAGTCTACAATCGTGTGAATTTTTTATCTTCGTTGATGATGCTTCAGCAAATGGCACAATGTCACTGAGAATAAAACTACTCCGGTTCTTCCTTTGCACTATACATGTAATGATTGTCAAGTTTGAATGAAATTATATGTGTTTAAGAAAAAAGACTCCATCGAGCATATATATCATCCCGGAACTTGATAGATGCACGTCTTACGCTACTTGTTAGTTTACCTGCATTCCAAGCGGGTTTCGCAAGTAGTTGTTATGCCAtctgactcgcctttctggaatGGATTGATGAAGATTGGGTCTTCATTTTTCAATAAAGGTTCTTTTATGGTTGGTGATGGCCAATCAACTAGCTTTTGGAAGGACACATGGTTGGGGATACTCCATTAGCTATGCAATACCCAAccctatatatataatattgtgcaAAGAAAAGAGGCCTCGTTGGCCTTAGTGCTCGAGGCAAACCCCTTGAATATTCCATTTCGTAGGGCTTTTAATTGATGGTAAAAGAACAGCGTGACTCCATTTAGTACGTAGATTGATGTGGATCAATTTATCATATATGTCAGACGTATTTTGATGGAGGTTGAATATCAATGGTGTCTTCACTATCTAGTCTATGTGTGCTAACCTCACTAATTATGAACCTACTTTTCACAAACATCAGATTTTGAAAACCAAGGTCAGGGTTAGGGTTGAAGTATTCATGTAGGTTTTGTAGAGGGGgccattcttactaaagataacttGGCAAAATGAAACTGACAATGTAGCAAAAATGTTGCTTTGTGACCAAGAGGAAACAACTGATCATCTTTTTCTGTCTTGCCATTTTACAATTCCATTCCGACGTAATTTGTTACCACCAACGAGTATACTCATATATAATGCGTACACCATGTGTATGTTCTATCCTATAGATAGGAATTCCACTATAGGAATTCAATAGGAATTGAGTTGTTGTTATGGTAAGTTAACACGTTTCGTTATTAAACCATGGATTTGATTTACCAAATCCATAATTATTGTATACTCTTTGATAGATATAGCGCAACCCAAATTAATTCCTAATCCTTACTGAATTTGTTTGGAAATTGGTTGGGTGGTATCCACCCAAAACTCAAGCGACACGTCCGAGTGGGAGTTCATGCTCTTCTATGGCCAATTTGGAATTGTCAGAATGATTCCATTTTTAACAGATCATCTATATAGTTCTTTTTGCAGGTCATATTCAAGGCTACGACATCAATCCGTATGTGGCCATTACTGCAGCATGTGGATGATCAAGAGCATATGTCCTTTGGGTACACCATCTGGAGATGGTTGAATAGAAATTATTCCACTAGTTGGCTGGCGTGTCAATAATAGATTATGGGTTTGAATCATGTAATCTCATCACCGACCCGGCTGCGATCTCTTTTTTTCCTTCCTATCACTATGGTTATATACTTTAAATAGtaaattaataaaatggttgtgtgCATTATGATGAGCGGAGCCGGGGTATCcccttttagaagaaaaaaaatagttttGCAATCAGCGACCACCGCCTAGCTACACGCACCACAATCCACAAGTTGTCATATAGAGCATGCCCTTTTTTTTCGAgaaatttccaatctattcatctttaatcatgacAGTACAAAGAACAACAGAGGTAATAAAATTGCAACCATGTCTATGGACCTTTTGATTGAGCAATCTACCGGGGCTTCATGCCAGGAAGTATCCATACGGTTACGTCTTCTTTGCTTAACATTAGCAAAAAAAAAAGGATCAAATACACGTAAGTTGATTGGTTTTCCATTTAGAGTCAGTCGGTTCACTACAAATTGCATTCAATAGATTTGCTTGCATGTCTGCATGCTTCCTACTCGATCGTTCATACTAACTGCTCACTTCTTTTTTTTACTTCAATGCCAAGCTGTAGCACACTGTGTGTGCAGTGGACATTGATATTCATGCATAGGGCTGGTACTTCTTTCAGGTGTAGATCGACAAGAGCTCCGTGATTTTTATGTGTACTTGAATCCCATGGTACGTATGAATTTTATTTCAATTCTGCATACTATTTCACTTGTACATGGGAGTGGAGCTAATGACAATTTGAACAGAGGAAAAACAAAGAATTGCAAATTTCTTTGTAAGAAAAAATGAATCATGGGAGTGATTTAACAAAAAATTAAACAAAAAATTTAGATGAAAATAATATTCTGCAACTGTGTGTAAATGATATAACATAAAAACTTTTACTTTCTCTGGCCTTCTCATCCCCCTACACTAATATACTGAAAAAgttaaagaaacaaaaataaaattttctaagaaagaatgaattagtagcatcggtattaccctttaagaaaatggaaaaaatatatatatactaataagtagaaaaaaataagaagttttctaagaaagaatgaattagtggcatcggTATTACCCcttaagaaaatgaaaaaaaaatctaaaGCAAAAAAAATTGCAAAGGATATACACATAAAATATGcaagaaaaaatatataataatGTGATTTTCGCAAAAAATAAGTTTCCTACAAAAGGAATGATTGAGTGGCATTTGTATTACCTTaaagaagaaaggaaaataaaactaaaacaaaGTTTAAATAATAAAATTTATAAGaatgaatgaattagtggcattgctaTTACCCTTTGAGAAGAAAGAAAAAACTCACACACAACTTTTCACTGAAATTGTACTTTTATTAATATGCAAAGATTAATCATATAATAGTGCAATTTTGGCACATATTGTGCAATATTTGTGTGCATACAGTTATACTCACCCAACATCCCAAAGATAGACacaaaagaaatagaataaaaacCAACTAatagagaaaaatgaaaataaaagtgaaaacagaaaaaacaaatgAAGAAAGGGGAATGGCTGGGTCGCACCTGGTAATGGGCTTCATCTATTTAACACAACCAAACACCTTAGAGAACAAACCAGAAAAA
This DNA window, taken from Triticum aestivum cultivar Chinese Spring chromosome 1D, IWGSC CS RefSeq v2.1, whole genome shotgun sequence, encodes the following:
- the LOC123170212 gene encoding uncharacterized protein, with amino-acid sequence MKITVIVLSVVVALFGVASAVLGFIAEGTKLTRNDIEVYSNECVYPDNPAYALGLLAALLLLLAQITASAVGGCCGRCMPRGAGFSRSKAVAKSKRAIGAALCVLSWIMALIAERFFLVGAAANIPMTRETSQGRGCHAVKDGVFMMGAILSIVATVLGIVSYIMLYAAAAGATTTMGAVAGPSSAGEIRLDGIAIGHPVAAQQHAQAV